From a region of the Rathayibacter sp. VKM Ac-2804 genome:
- the thiE gene encoding thiamine phosphate synthase, whose protein sequence is MIDLSLQLVTDTRLCGPRGVPAVVAAAVAGGVRIVQVRDHEATAAELVALTCAVAAVLDERTTLLVDDRVDVVLAARLAGARVDGVHVGQSDLPVLAARSILGADAVIGLTANTPSHLAAAHALPVGTVDYLGVGVIRATATKPDHPVPLGIDGFAALAVATPLPCVAIGGVTADDAAALRRAGAAGLAIVSAICAADDPESAARAFRSEWDR, encoded by the coding sequence ATGATCGACCTCTCGCTCCAGCTCGTCACCGACACCCGTCTCTGCGGCCCGCGCGGCGTCCCTGCCGTCGTCGCCGCGGCCGTCGCCGGCGGCGTCCGGATCGTCCAGGTCCGCGACCACGAGGCGACCGCCGCCGAGCTCGTCGCCCTCACCTGCGCCGTCGCCGCCGTCCTCGACGAGCGCACGACCCTGCTGGTCGATGACCGCGTCGACGTCGTCCTCGCCGCCCGCCTGGCCGGCGCCCGTGTCGACGGCGTGCACGTCGGCCAGTCCGACCTCCCTGTTCTCGCCGCACGGAGCATCCTCGGCGCCGACGCGGTGATCGGTCTCACCGCGAACACCCCGTCCCACCTCGCCGCCGCGCACGCCCTGCCCGTCGGCACCGTCGACTACCTCGGCGTCGGCGTGATCCGCGCCACCGCTACCAAGCCCGACCACCCGGTCCCGCTCGGCATCGACGGCTTCGCCGCCCTCGCCGTCGCGACGCCGCTCCCTTGCGTCGCCATCGGCGGCGTCACCGCCGACGACGCCGCAGCGCTGCGCCGAGCCGGAGCAGCCGGCCTCGCGATCGTCTCCGCGATCTGCGCCGCAGACGATCCGGAGTCCGCGGCTCGCGCCTTCCGGTCGGAGTGGGACCGATGA
- the thiM gene encoding hydroxyethylthiazole kinase, whose translation MSIRTPAHPTLLDGAAVARDLDGLRSAAPLVQCITNAVVTGFTANSLLALGASPAMCDLPGEAGVFAGIASATLVNLGTPHAEQRDGAREAVAAANAAGTPWVLDPVAVGPLPVRTALAAELLEARPAIIRGNASEILALAGLGTGGRGVDAVDGPEEALEAAVALAHRSGAVVAVSGAVDVITDGERVVRVTGGHPLLTRVTGGGCALGAVMAAFLGVPGSDALGAAVAASVVWGLAAERAAETAAGPGSFAVGLLDALAALTAADVESGAQIA comes from the coding sequence ATGAGCATTCGCACGCCTGCCCACCCGACCCTCCTCGACGGCGCAGCCGTCGCCCGAGACCTCGACGGGCTGCGCTCCGCCGCGCCGCTCGTGCAGTGCATCACCAACGCGGTGGTCACCGGCTTCACCGCCAACAGCCTGCTGGCGCTCGGCGCCAGCCCCGCGATGTGCGACCTGCCCGGTGAGGCCGGCGTCTTCGCGGGCATCGCCTCCGCGACGCTGGTGAACCTCGGCACCCCGCACGCGGAGCAGCGCGACGGCGCCCGCGAGGCCGTCGCGGCGGCGAACGCGGCCGGCACCCCGTGGGTGCTCGACCCGGTCGCCGTCGGCCCGCTGCCCGTGCGCACCGCCCTCGCGGCGGAGCTGCTCGAGGCGCGACCCGCGATCATCCGCGGCAACGCCTCCGAGATCCTCGCCCTCGCCGGCCTCGGCACCGGCGGTCGCGGGGTCGACGCCGTCGACGGGCCGGAGGAGGCGCTGGAGGCCGCCGTGGCTCTCGCCCATCGGTCGGGCGCCGTCGTCGCCGTCTCGGGCGCGGTCGACGTGATCACCGATGGCGAGCGCGTCGTGCGCGTCACGGGCGGGCATCCGCTGCTCACCCGCGTCACCGGCGGCGGCTGCGCGCTCGGCGCCGTCATGGCCGCCTTCCTCGGCGTGCCGGGCTCCGACGCGCTCGGGGCCGCGGTCGCCGCGTCCGTCGTCTGGGGGCTCGCCGCCGAGCGCGCCGCCGAGACCGCCGCCGGCCCCGGCTCGTTCGCGGTCGGCCTGCTCGACGCCCTCGCCGCCCTCACCGCGGCCGACGTCGAGAGCGGAGCGCAGATCGCATGA